GCCACCAAAGCCCGATCATGCCCAGCGCGACCAAGGTGCAACTCATCAATTGGGCGATGCGGATTCCCCCTTCGCAAGCCGGTGGAAGCGAACCGATGCAGAGAGGATCAATGCGCAGACCTTCGATCCAGACACGGCCGAGGCTGTACCCCACCAGATACACGCAACTCATGACGCCCGATGGGAGCTTCCCAGGAGCTTTCAGCCCGCGGCGAAAGAGCAGCAGCAGAACTGCGAAGAGCAGCAGGTTCCAAATGGATTCATACAGAAACGTCGGGTGGAAAAACTCCGACGTGCTGTAAATCACCGGCCGGCTCTGCGCCGGGATGAACAGCTTCCACGGCAGATCAGTCGGAACCCCAAAGGCCTCTGAATTGAAGAAATTCCCCCATCGACCGATGGCCTGTCCCAAGGCCACGGAAGGAACCAGAACGTCCAGAACATCCCAGAAGGGTTGCCGACGCCAGCGGCAGAACAGGATCAGGGTGATTGTTCCCGCCAGCAAAGCACCGTGGATAGCGATCCCTCCTTCCCAGATGGCCAGGGCCTTGAGCGGGTTTGAGGCGTAGTTGTGCCACTCGAAGGCCACGTAGTAGATCCGTGCTCCGATGACGGCAAACAGCACCAGCAAGGGCAGCAGATCGCTGATCAGGCCGTTCTCCAGCTGTCGAAGCTTGGCCAGGCGGCTGGAGAGGTTCAGTCCAATCAAGACGGCTGTTGCAATCAGCAGCCCGTACCAACGCAGGGGAAGGAACCAGCTTTCGGTAAGAGGCAAAAATTCCCCTGGCGACTGGAAGGTCGCCAGGGGAAACAGGGCTTCAACAGCCATAGCGATCAGACGCCCTCAGCTGCCTGAACTTTTTCGATCTGCCTCTTCTTCAACACCAACATGATCTGAGCCAGAGCCACGGCAGCGAAGAAGGCGAGCAAGCCATAGATCCGAACGGGGTTCTGCAGAACAATTTCCGCGTCCACCTGGCCGAAGCCACCCACGTTGGGGTCGTTGGTCAGGGCAGCACCGGCTTCGATGCTGTCACCAACACTGACCAGCACTTCAGGACCAACTGGGATGGTCTCAGTCACGCTGTTGCCG
This is a stretch of genomic DNA from Synechococcus sp. MU1617. It encodes these proteins:
- the lgt gene encoding prolipoprotein diacylglyceryl transferase; amino-acid sequence: MAVEALFPLATFQSPGEFLPLTESWFLPLRWYGLLIATAVLIGLNLSSRLAKLRQLENGLISDLLPLLVLFAVIGARIYYVAFEWHNYASNPLKALAIWEGGIAIHGALLAGTITLILFCRWRRQPFWDVLDVLVPSVALGQAIGRWGNFFNSEAFGVPTDLPWKLFIPAQSRPVIYSTSEFFHPTFLYESIWNLLLFAVLLLLFRRGLKAPGKLPSGVMSCVYLVGYSLGRVWIEGLRIDPLCIGSLPPACEGGIRIAQLMSCTLVALGMIGLWWLYGRKRPLPDPSGQRS